AAAGAAAAATTAGTAATGGAGAATTATTTGAATATGCAAATGTTCATGGAAATTACTATGGTACTTTAAATTCTGAAATTGAAAAACATTTAGAAAATGGTAAAAATGTTATTCTAGAAATTGATGTACAAGGTGGAGTTATTGCTAAAAGTAAAAGAAGTGACTCTATTTTAGTTTTCTTTAAAGCTCCAAATCTTGAAGAATTAGAAAAAAGACTAAGAGGAAGAAAAACTGATAGTGAAGAAGTAATACAAAAAAGATTAAAAAACGCAATTAAAGAACTTGAATATGAAAAAGATTATGATGTTACTATAATAAATAACGATATTGAAGATTCTTGTAAGCAACTTATTGAAATCATAGAAGGCTAAAGGAGAATGACTATGAAAAAAGA
The Streptobacillus felis genome window above contains:
- the gmk gene encoding guanylate kinase produces the protein MKGKLFIVSGPSGSGKSTVTKLVRDILNIPLAISVTTRQMRVGEVDGKDYYFITKEDFERKISNGELFEYANVHGNYYGTLNSEIEKHLENGKNVILEIDVQGGVIAKSKRSDSILVFFKAPNLEELEKRLRGRKTDSEEVIQKRLKNAIKELEYEKDYDVTIINNDIEDSCKQLIEIIEG